From the genome of Papaver somniferum cultivar HN1 chromosome 2, ASM357369v1, whole genome shotgun sequence, one region includes:
- the LOC113351511 gene encoding zinc finger CCCH domain-containing protein 13-like gives MERIGSTAERTTTTTRRSKRIAERRRGEIPEQPEEGRENQNNANPIGPQRIQEQNNDIDYDRIGDNLQDQRDERRIEDDRYEQPHEHHHRKEGQRNNRRQNAGERYRTRYESGNDEENDPEKGRILLHGREILRDQYAREEEDERNNVIRERMRDEREKHRRRREEAEEREIQ, from the exons ATGGAACGAATCGGATCTACTGCTGAACGAACGACGACGACGACTAGGAGGAGTAAAAGAATTGCTGAAAGAAGAAGAGGTGAAATTCCTGAACAACCAGAGGAAGGAAGAGAAAATCAAAATAATGCGAATCCAATTGGACCTCAGCGTATACAAGAGCAGAACAATGATATTGATTACGATCGA ATAGGTGATAATTTACAAGATCAACGTGATGAGAGACGCATAGAAGATGACCGATACGAGCAACCGCATGAGCATCATCATCGAAAAGAAGGTCAAAGGAATAACAGACGTCAAAATGCAGGCGAGCGATATCGCACACGCTATGAGTCAGgtaatgatgaagaaaatgatccaGAAAAAGGAAGAATTCTATTGCATGGTAGAGAAATATTGAGAGATCAATATGCAcgcgaagaagaggatgaaagaaATAATGTTATTCGCGAACGTATGAGAGATGAAAGAGAAAAGCAtaggcgaagaagagaagaagctgaagaacgaGAGATCCAATAG